A window from Candidatus Hydrogenedentota bacterium encodes these proteins:
- a CDS encoding arylsulfatase — MSRPTRRTFLKGLGLGAGVLAANCAHKPEEISAPGAPAPRHAPWERPNVIVILTDDQGYGDVGVHGNAQIRTPHLDRFADEGIDLSRFYCCPVCAPTRAGFITGRHYYRTGVIHTAWGAAKMHGDEITLAEMLRSAGYATGLFGKWHLGDNYPMRPQDQGFDTCLWHKSGGIGQPPDKPNSYLNPKLWRGAAPVQAQGYCTDIFFEAAREFIAANRARPFFAYIATNAPHVPLEVAREYVEPYAAAGLDDATAHVYGMITNIDENVGRLLGWLDREGLRDNTLVIFFGDNGPQQERYTANLRGLKSCVYEGGIRVPCFMQWPSFLKGKRRLDSIAAHIDLTPTILEACKTAPPAETVLDGVSLLALLRGQEKAPSDRRLFLQCHRGLSPERYHNAAVVTNRYKLVCNPGTFGQESLDAGKASVFELYDLEEDPGEQDNVAGAHPEIASALRSAYDAWYDDVKASRGFAPGRIHLGSPHENPVHLCRYQDQANTGKRPRGWPVCVERGGLYEVTFERGESTAPGTMHVAIQDNEMISVLAAGGNSAVCALPEGEGLLRVWIEEPGKPAAVYVDNDTLGDVSARFLE, encoded by the coding sequence ATGTCCAGACCTACACGACGGACGTTCCTGAAAGGGCTTGGCCTCGGGGCCGGGGTCTTGGCCGCGAACTGTGCGCACAAGCCCGAGGAGATTTCTGCACCCGGGGCGCCGGCGCCCAGACACGCACCGTGGGAGCGCCCGAACGTCATCGTCATTCTGACCGACGATCAGGGTTACGGCGACGTGGGCGTTCACGGCAATGCCCAAATCCGCACGCCGCATCTGGATCGTTTCGCGGATGAGGGCATCGACCTCTCCCGCTTCTATTGCTGCCCGGTGTGTGCGCCCACGCGGGCCGGTTTCATTACGGGCCGCCACTATTACCGTACGGGCGTCATCCACACGGCATGGGGCGCAGCCAAGATGCACGGCGACGAAATCACCCTTGCCGAAATGCTCCGTTCCGCGGGATACGCCACGGGCCTGTTCGGCAAATGGCACCTGGGCGACAACTATCCCATGCGTCCTCAGGACCAGGGTTTCGACACGTGCCTGTGGCACAAGTCCGGCGGCATCGGACAGCCCCCGGACAAGCCAAACAGCTATCTGAACCCCAAGCTCTGGCGCGGGGCGGCGCCCGTCCAGGCACAGGGTTACTGCACCGACATCTTCTTCGAAGCGGCCCGCGAATTCATCGCCGCCAACCGCGCCCGGCCTTTTTTCGCCTACATAGCCACCAATGCGCCGCATGTGCCCCTCGAGGTTGCCCGCGAATATGTTGAACCGTATGCGGCCGCGGGATTGGACGACGCCACCGCCCATGTCTATGGCATGATCACCAACATCGATGAAAACGTGGGCCGGTTGCTGGGCTGGTTGGACCGCGAAGGCCTGCGCGACAACACCCTGGTGATCTTCTTCGGCGACAACGGCCCTCAGCAGGAACGGTACACGGCGAATCTCCGCGGACTGAAATCCTGTGTGTACGAAGGCGGGATTCGCGTCCCCTGTTTCATGCAATGGCCATCGTTCCTCAAGGGCAAACGCAGACTGGATTCGATAGCCGCCCACATCGATTTGACGCCGACCATCCTCGAAGCCTGCAAAACCGCCCCCCCCGCGGAGACGGTCCTGGACGGTGTAAGCCTTCTGGCTCTGCTGCGCGGCCAGGAAAAGGCGCCGTCAGACAGGCGTCTGTTTCTCCAGTGCCACCGGGGGCTCTCTCCCGAGCGCTACCACAACGCCGCCGTGGTTACGAACCGCTACAAGCTGGTGTGTAACCCAGGCACCTTCGGTCAGGAAAGTCTTGATGCCGGCAAGGCCTCCGTCTTCGAGCTGTACGACCTCGAGGAAGACCCTGGCGAACAAGACAACGTGGCGGGCGCGCACCCGGAAATCGCATCAGCCCTCAGATCCGCGTACGACGCGTGGTATGACGATGTGAAAGCGTCGCGCGGGTTCGCCCCAGGCCGGATTCACCTGGGTTCGCCTCACGAGAACCCGGTTCACCTGTGCCGCTACCAGGACCAGGCGAACACCGGCAAGAGACCCCGTGGATGGCCCGTGTGCGTCGAACGCGGCGGGTTATACGAGGTCACCTTCGAGCGCGGCGAGTCGACCGCCCCGGGCACCATGCACGTAGCCATTCAAGACAACGAAATGATCAGCGTGCTTGCGGCGGGGGGAAACTCGGCGGTATGCGCCCTTCCCGAGGGCGAAGGGCTCCTGCGCGTTTGGATAGAGGAACCCGGTAAACCGGCAGCGGTCTATGTCGATAACGACACCCTGGGAGACGTAAGCGCCCGTTTTCTGGAATAA
- a CDS encoding polysaccharide deacetylase family protein has translation MRSIIIVTLFTCCLLGAAWAADEAQPTYAEMLGWEKGAKALIFHADDAGMSHDSNMGVIEAFEKGVLTSTSTMMPCPWVPEFAKYCAEHPDVDNGLHLTLTSEWENYRWGPLAGKYIVPGLADQQGCLWDNVELVVKHATAKEIEAEIRAQIDRAKTMGLPITHLDTHMGTVYATMEYFAAYVKVGKEMHIPVMIPGGHCTLAQQDYADLADQFPAIREVAKSVWDSGLPVIDDLYGATYGWRTFEEKKANTIELLRNLQPGVTQIIVHCTKPSETFEFISVSGDTRLADLEIMLDEDVKKTIEEEGIVLTSWRELSERRAKVGAATANPAGGNG, from the coding sequence ATGAGATCGATCATCATTGTGACCCTATTCACGTGTTGCCTGCTGGGCGCCGCCTGGGCCGCCGACGAAGCCCAGCCCACCTACGCCGAAATGCTGGGATGGGAAAAAGGCGCCAAGGCGCTCATTTTCCATGCCGACGACGCGGGCATGTCGCACGACTCGAACATGGGCGTCATCGAAGCATTCGAAAAAGGCGTTCTCACGTCCACGAGCACGATGATGCCCTGCCCCTGGGTGCCGGAATTCGCAAAGTACTGCGCCGAGCATCCCGATGTCGACAACGGTTTACATCTCACGCTCACGTCGGAGTGGGAGAATTACCGCTGGGGACCGTTGGCTGGCAAGTATATTGTGCCCGGCCTGGCGGACCAGCAGGGTTGCCTGTGGGATAACGTCGAGCTTGTCGTCAAGCATGCCACCGCCAAGGAGATCGAGGCGGAGATTCGCGCGCAGATCGACCGCGCAAAGACCATGGGGCTGCCCATTACGCATCTCGACACCCACATGGGCACGGTCTACGCCACCATGGAGTATTTCGCCGCGTACGTGAAGGTCGGCAAAGAAATGCACATTCCCGTCATGATCCCCGGCGGCCATTGCACGCTGGCCCAGCAGGATTACGCCGATCTCGCCGACCAGTTCCCAGCGATTCGCGAGGTCGCGAAATCCGTATGGGATTCGGGTCTACCGGTGATTGACGACCTCTACGGCGCTACCTATGGGTGGAGGACCTTCGAAGAGAAAAAGGCGAATACCATCGAGCTGCTGCGCAACCTTCAGCCCGGCGTAACGCAGATCATCGTCCACTGCACGAAGCCCAGCGAAACGTTTGAGTTCATCTCGGTGTCCGGCGATACCCGCCTGGCAGACCTCGAGATAATGCTCGATGAGGACGTCAAGAAGACCATCGAGGAAGAGGGTATCGTCCTGACCAGCTGGCGCGAATTGAGCGAACGCCGCGCCAAAGTGGGCGCGGCCACAGCCAACCCTGCGGGAGGCAACGGCTGA
- a CDS encoding HDOD domain-containing protein gives MNTCAYCEGPADIRRGMGVDAEVYLYACPLCLNVSLLRSQPKGLLSERLETEPDIREILPAGSIPSEILNRLRKAADDLPLLPDVCQRVVSLAHDPLSTMTDIAEAINQDPVIATKLLRLANSVAFGGLHEVTSLDQACARLGVREIVRTVQAIAYSGLYRAAKPSQRETLQALWRHTVAASQAAYEIARQKCPEEADEMFLAGLLHDLGAVVLINIIARSPVTLSSRLREEPAIAHEFEVKYHALAGIHVVLERNLPNTFAFTTYFHPRPQHVPVPQWRTPVLIVRMAERVAEACGYAFDGGDEPLRADDPEAAELGLSSEELERVQTRVHEAVETLLDIVAA, from the coding sequence ATGAATACGTGTGCGTATTGTGAAGGTCCGGCCGATATACGGCGGGGCATGGGCGTAGATGCTGAGGTCTACTTGTACGCCTGTCCGCTGTGTCTGAACGTGTCTCTGTTGCGCAGCCAGCCCAAGGGGCTGTTGTCCGAGCGCCTGGAAACGGAGCCCGATATCCGGGAGATACTTCCCGCCGGCTCGATACCGTCAGAGATCCTTAACCGGCTGCGGAAAGCCGCCGACGATCTGCCTCTCCTGCCCGACGTGTGCCAGCGCGTCGTTTCGCTCGCGCACGATCCGTTATCGACGATGACAGACATCGCCGAGGCGATCAACCAGGACCCGGTCATTGCCACCAAGTTGTTGCGATTGGCCAATAGCGTGGCGTTTGGGGGGCTCCATGAAGTAACGAGCCTTGACCAGGCATGCGCGCGGTTGGGGGTGAGGGAGATTGTGCGGACGGTTCAGGCCATCGCGTACAGCGGGCTTTACCGGGCCGCCAAGCCGTCTCAGCGCGAAACACTGCAAGCTCTATGGCGTCATACAGTCGCCGCGTCGCAAGCAGCGTACGAAATCGCCCGTCAAAAGTGCCCGGAAGAAGCCGATGAAATGTTTCTGGCGGGCTTGCTTCACGACCTGGGAGCGGTCGTATTGATTAACATCATCGCGCGGAGCCCGGTTACGCTTTCCAGCCGCCTGCGAGAGGAGCCCGCAATCGCTCATGAGTTCGAAGTGAAGTACCATGCGTTGGCTGGCATTCACGTCGTTCTGGAACGGAACTTGCCGAACACCTTCGCGTTCACCACCTACTTTCACCCCCGTCCGCAGCACGTGCCTGTCCCGCAATGGCGCACGCCGGTGCTGATCGTGCGCATGGCGGAACGCGTTGCCGAGGCGTGCGGCTATGCATTCGACGGCGGCGACGAGCCCTTGAGGGCGGACGATCCCGAGGCTGCGGAGCTTGGACTGTCGTCCGAAGAGCTCGAGCGCGTGCAAACACGCGTCCACGAAGCGGTGGAGACGCTGCTCGATATCGTGGCCGCGTAG